A single genomic interval of Pseudomonadales bacterium harbors:
- the fdhD gene encoding formate dehydrogenase accessory sulfurtransferase FdhD, with amino-acid sequence MKDDMGLALNDIELHGLQRISGVATVPSIEMSGPDVVFTDTSGHVVEEDTLTIDIADIGTYTLMWTPTGPTSGAAGYTRSDGVMGEAGHAERLALAAGFAFTEGIIESLHDVLSMAVCADTPGVVRMTLADPTRVVTRRRNVLLTSSCGICGSRDIVENNAYGLTPVPDRMRFGATRLAPLMAGMQEHQQVFSLTGGAHAAAIFNQGGQILAVAEDLGRHNALDKVIGRVLLEGGSFERCGVLLSSRLSLEMVAKAIRAGFEMIAAIGAPTSLAIEIAQHFGITLCGFVRNDRATLYTHPHRICNITRAVQAPMP; translated from the coding sequence ATGAAAGACGATATGGGACTCGCATTGAACGACATCGAACTGCACGGCTTGCAACGCATCAGCGGCGTTGCAACGGTGCCGTCGATCGAGATGTCAGGCCCGGATGTCGTATTCACGGACACCAGCGGTCATGTCGTCGAGGAAGACACCCTCACGATCGACATCGCGGATATCGGCACCTACACGCTGATGTGGACTCCGACCGGGCCCACATCAGGCGCAGCCGGTTACACACGCAGTGACGGCGTGATGGGAGAAGCAGGCCATGCCGAGCGTCTCGCGCTGGCTGCAGGCTTTGCTTTCACCGAAGGGATCATCGAATCGCTGCACGACGTGCTCAGCATGGCGGTGTGCGCAGACACCCCCGGCGTGGTGCGCATGACGCTGGCAGACCCCACGCGCGTCGTGACACGGCGGCGCAACGTGCTGCTGACCAGCAGCTGTGGCATCTGTGGCAGCCGCGACATAGTCGAGAACAATGCCTACGGCCTGACACCGGTTCCCGATCGCATGCGCTTCGGCGCCACACGCCTCGCCCCGCTGATGGCCGGCATGCAGGAACATCAGCAGGTATTTTCCCTGACCGGTGGTGCGCATGCGGCCGCGATCTTCAACCAGGGTGGTCAGATTCTGGCGGTTGCCGAAGACCTGGGACGCCACAACGCACTCGACAAGGTGATCGGACGTGTGCTGCTGGAAGGCGGAAGCTTCGAGCGCTGCGGCGTACTGCTATCGAGCCGCTTGAGCCTGGAGATGGTCGCCAAGGCGATTCGTGCCGGCTTCGAGATGATCGCCGCGATCGGAGCGCCAACCTCACTCGCCATCGAGATTGCGCAGCATTTCGGCATCACCCTGTGCGGCTTCGTACGCAACGATCGTGCAACCCTCTACACTCACCCGCACCGGATCTGCAACATCACACGTGCAGTGCAGGCACCCATGCCCTGA